The genomic window AGACACCCGGGGCACCCTGCCGCAGCCGATCGCGGTAGCTGCGCTTCAGCGCAGAACACGGGATCACGCCGCCCTCGGCGGCGTGATCCGCGAGCCAGTCGGCGATCTTGCCGAGCCAGGGCCACCGGTCCTCGTCGGTCAGCGGCTGACCGGCGCTCATCTTGGCGACGTTCTCCGGCGGATGGAGGTCGTCGCCCTCGGCGAACGCGATGTCCAGCTTCTCGGCGAGTAGCGCGCCGATTGTGCTCTTGCCACAGCCGGTCACACCCATGACCACGACCAACGGCGCAGTAGATGCCATACCCCCACCGTAATGGGCCGGGTATCAGTCGAAGTCACCTGGCGAGAAGGCGCGGTGCTCGACCAGCACCATCCAGTTGCCGGAGTTGTCGCGCGCGACCGCCTCGACGCCGTACGGACGCTCCTCGGGCTCTTGCAGGAACTCGACGCCCTTCGCGCGCAGGTCGTCGTAGGTCTTGCGGCAGTCGTCGACGTCCATGCCGAGCCCGTGCATGCCGCCCTCGTCGAGCGCGCGGTTGATCGCCGCGACCATCTCCGGTGAGTGCGGCGGGCCGGGCACGGTCAGATGCACCTGGAGCTCGGGCTGGGACGGGTGCATGATCGTGCACCAGCGGTAGGAGCCGTCGGCGAGCGTGATGTCGGTGTGCTCGGCGAACCCGAGCACGTCGAGGTAGAAGGCCTTGGACGCGTCGACGTCCTTCACAAAAACGCTGGTGATCGAGATGTTGGTGATCATGGGACCAGGCTAGGAGGACGGCTTTTCCTCGCGCTTCTCCTCGCTTGCTCGTTTCTCGGCGAGCCCCCACATGAACACGAAACAGCCGGGGATGTGCGGCGCGCCGGTCGCCGCCCAGCGGCGCTGGAACTCGCTCGGGCTCTCCCCCACGATCTCGCGGAACCGGCTGCTGAACGAGCCGAGGCTGGCGAAGCCGACCGCCGTGCAGACCTCGGTGACGGTCAGGTTCGTGGCCCGGAGCAGGTCCTGGGCGCGCTCCACCCGGCGCTGCGAGACGTACGCGGCGGGTGAGAGCCCGTAGGTCGCGGTGAACATCCGCTGGAAGTAGTACTTGCTGAGCCCGGCGACCGCTGCCAGCGCGTCCAGGTCGAGCGGTTCGCGGTAGTGCCGGTCGGCGTGGTCGCGCGCTCGGCGCAGGTGCACGAGCAGGTCGCCCGGTGCGCGGCGCGGTCCGTTCACGCGTACAAACTAGTCCGGCGGGCCCGGGATTCGCCCGGGCCCGCCGGCCTCACTTTCCGAGCGCCGCCCAGGTGGGCGCCGCCGGGATGATCTGCAACGGCATCCGGGCCTCGCTCGGCGTCCGGTCGCCCTTGCGGTGGTTACACGGGCCGCACGCGGCGACCGTGTTCGTCCAGGTGTTGGCGCCGCCACGCGAGCGCGGCAGCACGTGATCGACGGTGGAGGCCGGGCGTCCGCAGTAGGCGCAGCGCCTGCCGTCGCGGACCAGCACGCCGGGCCGGGTCCAGGCCGGGCCGCGGTTGTGCCGCCAGCGGGTCACCACGTACGTGACCAGCCGCACCACTCGCGGGGCCGGGTAGGTGCCGACGAGCCGGCCGGGGTGGGACTCGTGCACCTCGGCGACTCTGCGCACGAGCATCCGGACGGCGTGCCGGAAGCTGACCCGGTGCAGCGGGCCGAGGTCGGCGTTCAGTACGAGGACGTCCACCGGGTCTCCCTTCGTCGATCGGTGTGTCGTTTGAGGTGCCGGGGTGGGACGGCGCACCTGCCTCGTTGTGCGGGTGGCCATTCCCGCCGGCGAGCCGCGACGACGCGTCAGGTCGCAGCCGGCCCGAGGCTTGCACTGTCCGTTCCCGGCACCGGTCCTTGGTGAGAGCGCAAAACAAAAAGCCGCCTCATTCGGCATCCGAAAGGGCGGCGAGAAGAGCGCGGAATTCGCCGCTACTCCCGCCGATGTCCCAGCTCGAAGCCGGTGCACATAATGGTTCCTGCCCTTCGTTCCGCGCTGACGGGAACCACCGTAGAGACCGCCGGATGAGGCGACAATTGAATTTGCGA from Cryptosporangium aurantiacum includes these protein-coding regions:
- a CDS encoding gluconokinase, with the translated sequence MGVTGCGKSTIGALLAEKLDIAFAEGDDLHPPENVAKMSAGQPLTDEDRWPWLGKIADWLADHAAEGGVIPCSALKRSYRDRLRQGAPGVWFLHVDVDRETIVRRVSERKGHFMPATLVDSQFATLERLGPDEAGAAIDGTQTPEGIVEEALRTLG
- a CDS encoding VOC family protein, which produces MITNISITSVFVKDVDASKAFYLDVLGFAEHTDITLADGSYRWCTIMHPSQPELQVHLTVPGPPHSPEMVAAINRALDEGGMHGLGMDVDDCRKTYDDLRAKGVEFLQEPEERPYGVEAVARDNSGNWMVLVEHRAFSPGDFD
- a CDS encoding helix-turn-helix domain-containing protein translates to MNGPRRAPGDLLVHLRRARDHADRHYREPLDLDALAAVAGLSKYYFQRMFTATYGLSPAAYVSQRRVERAQDLLRATNLTVTEVCTAVGFASLGSFSSRFREIVGESPSEFQRRWAATGAPHIPGCFVFMWGLAEKRASEEKREEKPSS
- a CDS encoding HNH endonuclease, whose translation is MDVLVLNADLGPLHRVSFRHAVRMLVRRVAEVHESHPGRLVGTYPAPRVVRLVTYVVTRWRHNRGPAWTRPGVLVRDGRRCAYCGRPASTVDHVLPRSRGGANTWTNTVAACGPCNHRKGDRTPSEARMPLQIIPAAPTWAALGK